The Henningerozyma blattae CBS 6284 chromosome 6, complete genome genomic interval GTTTCagaatcatttaaatatattacgGAAAATACAAGTTTATTAAAACCTTCGGAATCTACAGATAAATCCGTCGATGTAGCAAAGACAGATGTTAAATTTGATGACGTTCGTGGTTGTGATGAAGCTCGTGCAGAATTGGAAGAAATTGTAGATTTCTTAAAAGATCCTGCTAAATATGAATCATTAGGTGGTAAACTACCTAAAGGTGTACTATTAACTGGCCCTCCAGGGACAGGTAAGACTCTGTTAGCAAGAGCCACTGCAGGTGAAGCAGGTGTAGATTTCCTATTCATGTCAGGCTCAGAATTCGATGAAGTCTATGTTGGGGTTGGTGCTAAACGTATTCGTGATTTATTTGCTCAGGCAAGAGCCAAAGCTCCTGCCATCATCtttattgatgaattagatgCAATTGGTGGTAAACGTAATCCAAAGGATCAAGCTTATGCTAAACAAacattaaatcaattattagtAGAACTTGATGGGTTTTCACAAACAActggtattattattattggtgcAACAAATTTCCCAGATGCTCTAGATAAAGCTTTGACAAGACCAGGTAGATTCgataaaattgtaaatgTCGATTTACCAGATGTTCGTGGTAGATCTGATATTTTAAGACATCACATGAAAAAGATTACTTTGGCACCAGATGTCGATCCAACTATCATTGCTCGTGGTACTCCAGGGCTATCAGGTGCAGAATTGGCTAATTTAGTTAATCAGGCTGCTGTTTACGCTTGTCAAAAGAATGCTATTTCTGTTAATATGTCACATTTAGAATGGGCAAAAGATAAGATCTTAATGGGTGcagaaaagaaaacaatGGTCTTAACAGATGCTGTTAGAAGAGCCACTGCCTATCATGAAGCTGGTCATGCTATAATGGCTTTATATACCCCTTCTGCTACTCCATTATACAAAGCCACCATTTTACCAAGAGGTAGAGCATTAGGTATTACTTTCCAATTACCTGAAATGGATAAAGTAGACATTACTAAGCAAGAATGTTTGGCTCGTGTAGATGTTTGTATGGGTGGGAAAGTTGCAGAAGAACTAATATATGGTAAAGACAATACTACGAGTGGTTGTGGTTCTGATTTACAAAACGCAACTCAAACTGTGAGAGCAATGGTTCAATCTTACGGGATGGGTAGTAGTGTAGGCCCTGTGAATTTATCAGATAATTGGGAATCATGGTCAGGAAAGATTCGTGACACTGCAGATAATGaagttattgaaattttaaagaattctGAAGATAGATCAAGAAAACTATTGGCgaaaaaaatcaatgaaTTACATAGATTAGCTGATGGGTTAGTAGAATACGAAACTTTAGATGCAAAGGAAATAAGTAAAGTTTGCAGAGGTGAGCCCATTAATAAACTGAAAACAATAACAAATACTGTGGTCGAAGCACCCGATAGTGATAAAcgtaaagaaattaaaggtgataaatcaaaaattccAAGTGTTgcataaatatataataatatcgaTATGATTTTTCCATCCCTTTTTCTCtcttcttatttttttggcttacctttttttctatatgCTTCTCCTCACATCACTAACCGGTTAGACACTCAATCATTTTGCATAATCGCATTTcgttaaataattttaatgtaTCCTCCCCTCTTCCCATAATTACTCACATACTTTCCAATATACTCATCAccgtatttttttttcattacgatttcaaaaatagatcatttcatttatattatttcatattacatttttattatattttttcttttgtttcaCTTTTCTCTAATCGTTTTATTTACTGTATATATTGACAACCAAAGTTTAGATTCAATagattaaatattattaaaattaattaaatttattataaagctcaaaaaaagaaaaaaaatttttaaaaaaaatagatagTGGCCATATATATACAGAGCATATATCtctattttatatttctatCTCTTTGTtctatattataaaaatccTTTTTATTAGTGATGCCACTATATACTTAAATGCTATTAAAGATGTAATAGTTATGCagtttatattttaaagtttttgCTTCTTTTCATCAGAGGACTCAGTAGACTCTGATGCAGTTGTTGTAGCAGCTGTCTTTCTTTTCAATCTTTGAATAACATTTCTTGGATTCTGACAATAATAAACTTTGGCTGCAATGCTTTTGGCTTCTTGAACAGACACGTTATTAGGTCTACATATTAATTCACCACATTcggtaataattttcaataatttttcgtaatgaattaaattcttcacTCTATCCATTTCTTGCCTTTCttttatcttttctttctctttttcttcttcagttaattttgaatttgatgagGATGGAAATCTTTGAGTAGGCGTCGTTTCGGAAGTAGTTATGGGTGTGGCGCTTGATGAACTTATATCTTGAGGTTGACTTTGTTCTTTTGATTCTTTCTCACTGTCATTAGtagcattattattattattatcattgttGCTTCCAGTTATTGTTGAATTAGGTTCATTGGagttatctttattttgatttgaattcTCAGAATTAGAATCAAGCTGTTGTGAAGGGAATTTTgtttccaaatattttattattaaagtttCATCTTCCAATAATAGCATAGCTAAAGTAATCTGAGGAGGagtataaaaataaactgCATCTGTTAATAAGGCATCTGTTATTCTTTTCTTACATCTATCATAAATTTGGCCCATATATTTGACATCAACTTTGTCACGCAATACAGATTGAATATCTAAAAAGAAACCATGCAAGGCTCTATATGgatgatgatttaataaagaaaatttcaagCTTTCtaacaattgaaattcatatttcaaaattgcTTCCCTTGAAGATTTGGCCTTTTTAGCAAATGAATCAACtccaataaaataattttctgaTTTGCAAGCTAAAAAGATTGTAGTATGAACAGTTGTTTTAGGATCGATTTCCATAACTGAATTCTCCAAGAAAAACCTtctaaaaaatgaaattgagGTTGCAACAATTTCTGTTGGCAAATTTAAATGTTGAGCAATAACTTGGACTTTTTTCGTATAGAAATTGATCAACTTTATCTCCTCTTCCATGGTAACTGGGATAGCCTTTTCACGTATTAAGGTGATTTCTTCTGGTGTGTAATCGTTACTATGATTTTTGATGAATGCTAGTAAATTATCGTTTATTTTTCTGGTTGCTTCTTCATTGGTTTGGATTCTTTTATTTGCTAGTTGTTCTGGAGTAAATGACCATAATCTATATTGTGTTGAATGTCTATataaatcatcatctgaaattcttttataaGCTGGTAGTTTGTCTGTGGAAGATGTGGTGGTATCGGACTGATTGCTTTTGAAAGACATCGTTGGCATAATGgtcaaaatataaaataataggTAGGAGacaatattaaattgatGATGGTGATAGCAGTGATAAATTTCttaagtttt includes:
- the YME1 gene encoding i-AAA protease YME1 (similar to Saccharomyces cerevisiae YME1 (YPR024W); ancestral locus Anc_7.430), giving the protein MSLANNRIMSTLTRNSALRLCSGSLYRINYRRTQLRLYSDLKNSNTTNPYTLKSVDITNANDTSTSIPRKEADPIIQDNINTNASANTNLNANANANVNPSPSVEPVMMSQQNSKPFDFIKKWSSMLSRNNSNNQTANDPHNLLARLEQEANRDLTDAQSQANFYKLLLNSNYPQYVISRFETPGIASSPLCIEYYTKALENVGRKEDAQNIRQNVANPANPFINASDSSTATSAAAAAAVAAAATPGASPASASASAFQSNAYSQLYGSRKEPLHVIVTESTFTVVSRWIKWLIVLGLLTYGVSESFKYITENTSLLKPSESTDKSVDVAKTDVKFDDVRGCDEARAELEEIVDFLKDPAKYESLGGKLPKGVLLTGPPGTGKTLLARATAGEAGVDFLFMSGSEFDEVYVGVGAKRIRDLFAQARAKAPAIIFIDELDAIGGKRNPKDQAYAKQTLNQLLVELDGFSQTTGIIIIGATNFPDALDKALTRPGRFDKIVNVDLPDVRGRSDILRHHMKKITLAPDVDPTIIARGTPGLSGAELANLVNQAAVYACQKNAISVNMSHLEWAKDKILMGAEKKTMVLTDAVRRATAYHEAGHAIMALYTPSATPLYKATILPRGRALGITFQLPEMDKVDITKQECLARVDVCMGGKVAEELIYGKDNTTSGCGSDLQNATQTVRAMVQSYGMGSSVGPVNLSDNWESWSGKIRDTADNEVIEILKNSEDRSRKLLAKKINELHRLADGLVEYETLDAKEISKVCRGEPINKLKTITNTVVEAPDSDKRKEIKGDKSKIPSVA
- the CCL1 gene encoding TFIIH complex kinase subunit CCL1 (similar to Saccharomyces cerevisiae CCL1 (YPR025C); ancestral locus Anc_7.431), encoding MPTMSFKSNQSDTTTSSTDKLPAYKRISDDDLYRHSTQYRLWSFTPEQLANKRIQTNEEATRKINDNLLAFIKNHSNDYTPEEITLIREKAIPVTMEEEIKLINFYTKKVQVIAQHLNLPTEIVATSISFFRRFFLENSVMEIDPKTTVHTTIFLACKSENYFIGVDSFAKKAKSSREAILKYEFQLLESLKFSLLNHHPYRALHGFFLDIQSVLRDKVDVKYMGQIYDRCKKRITDALLTDAVYFYTPPQITLAMLLLEDETLIIKYLETKFPSQQLDSNSENSNQNKDNSNEPNSTITGSNNDNNNNNATNDSEKESKEQSQPQDISSSSATPITTSETTPTQRFPSSSNSKLTEEEKEKEKIKERQEMDRVKNLIHYEKLLKIITECGELICRPNNVSVQEAKSIAAKVYYCQNPRNVIQRLKRKTAATTTASESTESSDEKKQKL